From the Colias croceus chromosome 20, ilColCroc2.1 genome, the window GACTTCCCCGCGCTGCCGGGCACGTCGAgcgcgggcgcgggcgcgCTGCCGCCGCCGCAGCCCGCGCCGCACGAGTTCGTGCACGCGCCCGACAAGCCCGCACGGAAGGGCATACAGACCTCGCCTGAAGGTTGGTCTCGGTACTTACTATGTGTTTATGTTGACGAGGAAAGGGCAGTGTCgaagttttatttgtttgtactGTAATTCAATCGACGTTGGTACGTTAAATATGTATGGGCCAAGCAAGCATAATATGCTGAtggttttataaaacaaatataaaccTCGCTCGAAGATTGGTACAGTATGGAGATGGATTGTATAGTAAGTACAATTAATAATGTCTCACGGTGCAGACGGTGCGAGTTCGCGCACGTGCACGATAAGCCGGCGCGCAAGTGCACACAGACCTCGCCTGAAGGTTGGTACTATGTGTAGATATTTGACAAGTATACCGTCGAGAAAACATTGTCATACATGTTGCCTCACAGAAACACTAAAGGTTGGTACATTATATCTGTATTGTATGGACAAATTTCAAACTCTACATCACATACAGCGCTATACAGCacataattttacattaaaaccCAGTTAGACTTGATTTAAGTAAACATGCAAATTGAATAACCTGCAAAGTGTTAAGACacattaatatattaacaaCTGAACGTatgtaaatcttaaaatagtaGAACCAGCAAGAAAATATGGTTTTTACCAAGGCATGTTGATTACTAGCTAATAGCTAGAAGGTTGCCACAACCTGTTAATAAGCATAAACTTATGTAagatattattcaatattgtaaatattttatattattcctTTATAGTGAAAtatcacattaaataatagcTATAATTAACTATAAGAAAAGGTTTAGGATTCATTTATTGTATTGGAATAAGATGCGGAATAACTACTAATTATACtaaacattgtttatttaaaatgcaatttatatattttaatgtgcaTGATACAAGTTACTCATAGACTAACATAAAATGACACatgtttctttttcttccccAAAGTTGTCAGTCAAGGAGCACATTCGGAATTTTATGGTGTGTATAACAAATGGAATTGTATGGATGTGATTAAAATGTTAAGTTCATGTAGAATGTCGGTGTTCTTAGTGATTGCAATTGAAGTATGTATTCCAGGCATGTTTTAAACGTAGGTTCGCGTTTTAGTTTTGTTTACATGTGTTTTTCTTTACGTGTGACAATTTTGTCtatgtttagtttattttgttttttttttattgtcaaatGTCTTTGATCATCAGTTGTAAAATTTAGATAGAATTATTATTGCacatgaaattattttgtattttgatgtttAGAGTTTAAttagtacaatataatatagaatagtTGTTAGCATGCATTTAtgcagtttatttttaacctctTTATGgcatgcaaatatattttatttattaactgtgataaatatataacttgTACTGAgcttttagtttatatttagtatttgTATCACATGTCTTATATTAATTGCATGATTaacctaataatataaaatagtgttatattttttatagatagatttaatgaagaaatatttcttattatttcaaCTTTAATAGCATCAATCTTCTGTGAAAGTATGTAAACTTAATGTTTCACTGTAAACTTTTAGATTTAGTAAAAAAGGCagtttaaaacttattttattatcatttttttaacaatggGTATAAAGCCAGAAAAACTATGAAACAGaacaaaactaaaaaaaacttccactatttaaaattaattcaaacgTCCAATACATCAAACAACAAATTTTCCCCTGACTGCCTTTCCTAAGAACgtattaatacaataataaattcataagaaaatataaataataacacaaaattacaGGCAAAGTGACGAACATCCCCGAGACGATGATACCCAACCAGTTTGGCATCGTTGGCTTGCTAACGTTCATCCGAGCCGCGGAGTCGGACCCCAGTCTCGTGTCGTTGGCGCTAGGGCAGGATCTCACTGCGCTCGGGCTGAATCTTAATTCGCCGGACAACCTTTATTTAACGTTCGCGGGGCCGTGGGCGGATACGCCTTGCAGGTAATTGGAATTTTCATGTAATAAATAAGGATAAATTTTAGGTagctttttattgttataacgTGTAagtaaagataatataataagtaaagaTCAATTGAAAGTAATTGTTAAGTTGTATAGATTTCTACTGATAATAAAAGTAACATAGTAAATTGTCTAATATATGCAGATTATAATCTAAACGGGTTAACTAAACACGCATTTAAAACCTAATGTGCAAATAAACATTGTTAAGCTAAaagaagtttaaaatattttctatcatACTATATGCGAGAACAAACGTCGAAAATAAGTTCCGCAGCCAAGCATGCAAATCAAAATGTTGGCTTTTTTagtacaaattaatttataattttcatggttatttgCAGGCCTCAAGACATGGACTATCATGTTCCTCCTGAATACCTGATAAACGGATCAATTAGGGAAAAATTAGCACCTCTACGACTGAGTCGATATAAAGaggatttacttttttatctattttactGTTTCGTCGGAGACGTACTGCAAATTGCCGCCGCCGCTGAGTTGTAAGTGTTATCTTTTTTATTGACATTaagctttaaaattaagtagtAGTTTATACAatgattgtttatttataaagaaagatgaacataataattttaataaactatgtATTAGAGATAAGATtgtatagtaaaaaaaaatattgttgcaTATGTTACGCTCACCACGCGTTGTGGTCACAATTTAAAATCAGCCACAGCCACACATTTGTGTTGTGGGTCCAACGGTAGAAATACCAAGACAACTTCTGAACATTTATAGGTTTACAAAAATGCCTGTCACTCTCATTCGCACCAATACGTAGACCCACAAGGGAACAACGGCATTtgcatgtatttatttatggtaCAAATCCATATTAGTTGgttcaataaagaaacgaatcttcaatggcggcgCTTATCATTCCCGCTCAAACACGGCCGTAcggtatgcaaaaaaaaagggaaaaattaaatcactaaaatgtatttgattttccctataatagtttttatcataaatttacaatgacaattatgcatttgcgaaagtaaataatgttttattggaatttgacaaaatatattctttgggaaaagttgttcagttttatgggcttattacaagtattatggggattttattacattctgtatacgtaaatatgataattcatataaatacacaaatacaataacaaaaaagtttgtcaacaaacaatttgaaataattaataaaataattatcaatttacgttatttttattttcttttttgctgaTCCTACCATCTGTCAAAGTCAGCTTtggccgccattgaagattcgtttctttattgaaccaactaatacatataataaatctgtagaagggtcaattctgtacattgaaaatattgaaaaaataaataccagggggtgttactggattgataccaaacccaaatatgtgattaaaaaaaatttttgtctgtctgtctgtatgtgaaggcatcacgtgaaaactaacggttcgatttcgatgaaacttggtataattataccttattatcctgggcataaaataggatactttttatcccggaaaaatacggacggagtcgcgggtaGAAACTAGTGATGcacaaaattgtaattattattgtataacgTGTTCAGATATAACCGCGAGTGGCGGTATCACATGGAGGAGAAGGTGTGGATCTCGCAGGCGCCCGGCATGCCGATGGTGGAGAAGACGTCCACGTACGAACGGGGCACATATTACTTTTTCGATGCGCATAATTGGCGTAAGGTATATTCctcttttttatatgtatatgtgaAGTTTATAGCTTGTAACTAAGTAGAGTAAGAATGATTAGATGTAGTACATAGTTTAGTTAGTTGGCTCAGTCTGTTAGAAGAGTCGTAGTTCTGTGAAGACTTGTGGGTTAAGCTCATATTCAGAATGTGATATTCAATCAGACTGACCGCATATAAATAATTGCTTGCCCTGACCTTGCCTGGGGGCTGGGTTGACgcgatataaaaaatagcttaTGTTATTCAGGAAAAATgtagatttcaaataattaaagatttttttaaatcgacaCTGTTAGAGTTTAT encodes:
- the LOC123700866 gene encoding CCR4-NOT transcription complex subunit 2 isoform X1, with amino-acid sequence MKKRASVKTNHSQQGMANLNYQQAPRSLVSGGVGGRVGSGLVSGVSGHVTPTFGGPLSPGRGSTAMPGGAPPSMASRSTLFGQRAFADRRVPMATPLSQANSNSMSSMANLSRFNASNNYHSVFGEGGDTSTPPLLDLSEFPSLTARGAGDQAPAAAPPPPGSKPYVGMVKQPTAEQSEFTMSSEDFPALPGTSSAGAGALPPPQPAPHEFVHAPDKPARKGIQTSPEGKVTNIPETMIPNQFGIVGLLTFIRAAESDPSLVSLALGQDLTALGLNLNSPDNLYLTFAGPWADTPCRPQDMDYHVPPEYLINGSIREKLAPLRLSRYKEDLLFYLFYCFVGDVLQIAAAAELYNREWRYHMEEKVWISQAPGMPMVEKTSTYERGTYYFFDAHNWRKVAKEFHLDYSKLEGRPQLPPHVLT
- the LOC123700866 gene encoding CCR4-NOT transcription complex subunit 2 isoform X2; this translates as MANLNYQQAPRSLVSGGVGGRVGSGLVSGVSGHVTPTFGGPLSPGRGSTAMPGGAPPSMASRSTLFGQRAFADRRVPMATPLSQANSNSMSSMANLSRFNASNNYHSVFGEGGDTSTPPLLDLSEFPSLTARGAGDQAPAAAPPPPGSKPYVGMVKQPTAEQSEFTMSSEDFPALPGTSSAGAGALPPPQPAPHEFVHAPDKPARKGIQTSPEGKVTNIPETMIPNQFGIVGLLTFIRAAESDPSLVSLALGQDLTALGLNLNSPDNLYLTFAGPWADTPCRPQDMDYHVPPEYLINGSIREKLAPLRLSRYKEDLLFYLFYCFVGDVLQIAAAAELYNREWRYHMEEKVWISQAPGMPMVEKTSTYERGTYYFFDAHNWRKVAKEFHLDYSKLEGRPQLPPHVLT